The Blautia pseudococcoides genome segment TTTTCCGGTACCAAGGTAAAATGGATCCTGGACCATGTGGAGGGAGCAAGGGAGAGGGCGGAAAAAGGGGAACTGCTTTTTGGAACGGTGGAGACCTGGTTGATCTGGAAGATGACAAAGGGCGCGGTACATGTAACAGACTACTCCAATGCCTCCAGAACCCTTCTCTATAATATAAACAAGCTGGAGTGGGATGAGGAGATTCTGAAAGAACTGGAGATTCCCAGGTGTATGCTGCCTGAGGTGAAGCCTTCAAGCTGTGTCTACGGCATGGCGGATGCCAGCTTTTTCGGCGGAGAGATTCCCATTGCCGGCGCGGCCGGGGACCAGCAGTCCGCCCTGTTCGGACAGACCTGTTTTTCGGAGGGGGAGGCAAAGAATACATACGGGACAGGATGTTTTCTCCTTATGAATACAGGGGAGAAGCCGGTATTTTCAAAAAATGGCCTGGTGACCACCATTGCATGGGGGCTGGACGGCAAAGTGAATTATGCGCTGGAAGGCTCTGTGTTCGTAGCCGGAGCTGCTATCCAGTGGCTTCGAGACGAACTCCGCATTATTGACAGTGCGGAGGATTCTGAATATATGGCAAAAAAGGTGAAGGATACCCATGGCTGTTATGTAGTGCCTGCATTTACAGGTTTGGGAGCGCCCTACTGGGACCAGTATGCAAGAGGTATCATTGTGGGTCTTACCAGGGGAGTGAACAAATATCATATTATCCGTGCAACGCTGGAGTCTCTGGCTTATCAGGTGCATGATGTGGTGCGGGCCATGGAAGCGGATTCCGGCATTCCTCTTACTTCTTTGAAGGTGGACGGCGGGGCCAGCGCCAACAATTTCCTTATGCAGACCCAGGCCGATATGGTACAGGTTCCGGTAAAGAGGCCGCAGTGTGTGGAAACCACTGCCATGGGTGCGGCATATCTGGCAGGACTGGCGGTTGGGTACTGGAAGGATAAAAATGAGATCGTGAAAAACTGGGAGATTGAGAGAACCTTTCAACCGGTTATCTCCATGGAAGAGCGGAATAAGAAAATGAAGGGCTGGGAGAGAGCCGTAAAATGTTCTTACGGATGGGCAAAAGAAGATTGAAAATATGGCAGAAGTCCCCGGGTGACGGGGATTTTTGCTGTGATATAAGAAAACCGTAACGGTGAGAGGAATACAGCGCTCCGGCATACGGATAGCATGAAAGTCAGAGAAAGTGAAGGGAAATACAGGATGAAAAGAGAGATCATGAAGAAAACGGGCAGTATACAGCAGATTGCCTATGTGAGAAAGGTGACTTTTGAGGAAGGGGCAGCAGCAGGACTCAGGGCTTATGAGGTGAAAGCCGGGGAACTGGCTTTTACTGTGGCGATTGACAAATGTTTGGATATTGTGGAGATGACCTATAAAGGGGTAAACCTGAATTTTCTCAGTAAACCGGGTCTTATGAACCGGCAGAGGTTTGACAGCAGCGGGTTTGAGGCACAGAAGAGTATAATGGGCGGTATGTTTTTTACCTGCGGCACCAGTAATGTGGGAAAACCGGACCTGACGCCGGATGCACCGCTTCCCATGCACGGCTATCTGCGCTCAACACCGGCAGAGCATGTGTGTGCGGATGCCTTTTGGGATGGGGATGTTTACCGCATCGTGATCTCCGGGGAAATGCGCCAGGCGGCCCTGTTTGGGGAGAATATTGTGCTGAGAAGGAGGATTTCAGCGGAACTTGGAAGCAGTGAGGTCAAGATACATGATGAATATGTGAATGAGGGATTCGGGGATGAGCCGTTTATGCTTCTGTACCATTGCAATGTGGGGTATCCTCTGCTGGATGAGGGGAGTGTGGTTGAAGTACCGGCACTGGAAACCGTGCTGAAAGGGGAGACAGAACAGACAGAACTTCCATGGAACTGTGTGGGAGAGACGGTGGATCTGCTCCCGGAACAGGTGTTTTACCATAAGATCCGGTTTGATGAAAATGGCAAGGCATGTGTAAAGGTGAAGAATCCCAAACTGGGAATGGGAATCTGCGTGGAATTTCCGGAGAAGGAACTGCCGAATTTTACACAGTGGAAGTCCATGGCTTCGGGGGACTACGTTGTGGGGCTGGAACCTTGTAACTGCCATGTGGACGGCCAGAAATGGGAAGAGGAGAATGGTACACTTCGCAGGATTGGAGCGGGGGAGAGGAGATGTGTGGATTTGGTGCTTCGTGTGGAGGGCTGATAATTGTTTTTATAAGAGTATAATAGAATCCCAGCTTTGACAGTTGGTGGAAAAGAAAACCGTTGCAATCCCTTAAAATAAGGGTAGTGCAGCGGTTTTATATTGGGCGTTTGATGTCCGACTCAAAAACTTTGAAATCGATTAGGTCGAAATGGGTTCCGTTAAGAACACAATTTAGTGCAAAATAGACAATTCTATTGCGGTAAAAAATGAAATATGGTAAAATATGCCTAATAAATATCATGTAATAGATTTTAAGCTGGGGAAACAAGTTCCTCTTAATAAATAATGTCAGTGGTTTAGATAAGATGAATTAGGACAGTAATATGGGATTTAATGAGAGGAAAATTTTATGATACATATTGCAATATTAGATGACGATAAGGAAGGGCTTGAAAAAATCAAAGAAACGACTAATTCCTATTTTGTAAGCAGAGGTGCGGAATATACGATCCAGGCTTATCAAAAATCAGAGCTTCTTTTGATGGATTTGGAGGAAGGGGAGTATTATGATATTTTTCTTTTGGATGTGGAAATGCCTGGAATGTCGGGATTAGATGTGGCAAAAAAAATCCGGGTAAATTATCCGGAACCATTTATTATCTATATTACAGACTATTTGGAATATGCAGTAGAGGCATATGAAGTAAATACATTCCGCTATATTCCTAAGGGAGTGTTAGAAAAAAAATTGCCTCAGGCTTACAATAAGCTGTGTTCTTATTTATTAATAAGAGAAGAAAAGAAATACTATGTGGAGACAAGTTCCCGTATGGAAGCTATTCCATATCAGAATATTTATTATATGGAAAAAGACGGTAAGTATGTTGTCATACATAATAAAATGGGGGCATGTAAAATAAGAAAAACTTTAAAAGAAGTATATGAAGAGTTAAATTCTGAAATGTTTATTTTTGTAGATAAGGGGTTTGTGGTAAATATCCTGCATGTTATGTCACTAAAACAGAGAGAGATAGTTGTTAGAAGTGGAGAAAGAATTCCAGTGAGCAGGCCAAGGCTGGGGGATGTAAAGAATCAGATAACAGAATATTGGAGGAAAAACAGATAATGGTATTATTCGGCCTTTTTTTTGTGCAGCAGGTATTATTGAATGGTATGGGAGTTTTGTTGTTCAGGCTAATTTATCAGGAAAGACGTTTTAAAGGGATAGGGGCGAGAATTCTGGAGTATGTGTTTTTTGTGGTGTTTTGCTGCCTTACTGCATGGAATATTTGTCAGGCTTTGGTTTCTACGGGTGGAATTACCGTATTTATAGTTGCCTTTTCTGTATACATGTGGTTGTTTACACAAAGTAGTTTAATAAAAACGCTGGCGTGGAACTGTTTTTATTTCTTCGGTCTGGAGTTGGTCAAGTTTATTTATCTCCTTATAAATGGATTATATACAGACAGAGGTATAAAAGAAGTTAATTACGGAACCCACAATTGGGCGGATTTAATTGTATGTTATTTGTTGGTTTTTTTGATTTTACTTAGCTATAGACTACTTAAATGCAGTAAAGGGGAATTTTTGCATATCGTTTTTGAAGAGTATAACTTGTTATTTCTTTTTGTTGGTGTATTGGAATTGTGTATTATTGTATATTTGATGAGGTTAAGCTTATATAAAATGGATAACAAAATAATATTTCCGTTTTTCATCTTCATTTGTTTTTTGGTGGTATCTAACTTATTCTTATTTTTTTTAATCCAGTTACAAATGCTGAAAAAGGAAAAACAAAATTTTGTTGTTCAGCAGAATTTGAAAGAAAAACAATATATAATGCTGAAGGAAAAATATATAGATGGCAATAAAAAATTACATGAGCGTAAGCATGAGCTGCGATTTCTTTTAAATTGTTTTTTAAATGAAGAATTTGAAGAGGGAAAAAGGTATATTGAAAATTTATTAGATGTTACAATTAACCAGCAGAAAATGAAAATCTGGACAGGAAATGAAGATGTTGATTTTTTGATAAGTTATGAACAAAAGAAAATGGATGAAAATGGTATTCAATTTGAGCTTTACACAGATGTCTATGAAATACCAATAGACAGCGCAGACTTATATATTATAGCTGGTAATTTATTGGATAATGCAATAGAGGCATCTGTTAAGTGCGAGATGAAAAACAGATGGATCTCACTAGAATTACTGACGGTCAATCAAATGATATTAATAAGAGTAAAAAATAGCAGCCAAAGGATTCCAAAGAGGATTAATGGAAGGTTCAATTCAGACAAAGAGAATACAGAAATTCACGGCTGGGGACTAGAAAATGTGAAACAGGTAATTCAGAAATACGATGGAATTATAGACATCAATTATGATGAAAGCTCATTTGAGGTAAGTGTTGTTGTTTCAAAGGAAGGAGGTGATAAGGATGAAGAAGGAAGAAATGAATCCGGAAGGAAATATTCTGGAGGAACTTGAGGAAGCAAGGGTAGTATGGTGTGAAGAAAAAGAGGAAATTATTACTTTTTCCCAGGATTGTGGTCCAATCTTTTCAATTGCATGTTGTTAGATGGCTTTTTGTTGATTTTGATGCAGTTAAGTAGATCGTAAAAATGGATAAGCAGGTTTATCAGATTAAGGAATACCTTGTATATAGATTGGGGTATTCCTTTCTGATATAGTGAAAATAATGAGCGTATATAATAGAGGAAAAAATTTGTTGATAGAGGAAAGAGAGTATTGGAAAAAGTTATTTGGAAACAAATTATACAATGAAATAGTTTGTTCTCAGACAGTAAGTAATAAATTTTCTATTCAACCAGAAACCTGGGGGAATGCAAAACTAGAGGGGATTTTTGCAGAAGTTGATGAATTTATCTTTTCTGATTCATACGAGTTTTTGGGTGATGAAGTTTTTGGACAATTCTATTATCTATATCTGGAAACGATGATTAAATACGGAAGTGCCAAATGCTATACTTTTTTTCAGATGTCGGAACAGCCTGAAAAAAATCTCTCAAAGATATTCATTAATAAAATCCGAAACATACCTCTGCGTGTTCTTTTACATGATATGTATGCACAGAAAAAACAGGGTAATTTACGCGGAAAAAACGCTTCGGAAGAATATGAGTTTTATAATCATAGCTTTTTGGGAGACTTGGGCCATGTACGTGCATTGAGCAGAAGTTATCCGGAAATGCACCGCTTGCTCCTGAAACAGGCTGAACAGATTAGTCAGTTTGTGAATTGGATTGCAACTGCTTTGACAGAAGACAAACCAGAGATAGTCAGAGAAATTTGCCAGGGGAAGGATTACAAAAAAATAAGATGGATAAAGACAGGATTATCAGATTCCCACAATGGGGGAAATATGGTAGCTAAGGTTTTTTGGATAACGGGCAAATGATTATTTTTAAACCCAGAGGACTAAAAAAGGACATATATTACAATGAGCTTTTTGGATGGTTTTGTGTAGAGTGCGGAATGGAGAATAGAAATATTAGATGCCTGGATTTTATAGATCATGGCTGGGAGGAAAATCTGGAGAATAAGCCCTGTAAATCAGAAAAACAGATTAATACATATTACATGAAAATGGGTATCCATTTGTTTTTGTGTATGCTAATGTCAGCTTCAGATATGCACGGAGAAAATATAATTGCAGATGGGGAAAATCCAATCCTATTGGATTTAGAGTGCCTTCCGGGTCTTAGAAGTATAGAGAAATCTGATAATGCAGAGAAAGCAGTAAAAAGGATATTAAATAATTCCATTATTTATACAGGAATTCTTCCTTTAGTTATATGGATTAGTGAAAAAAAAGGACAGGGGATTAATCTAAGTGCCCTTGGAACCGAAAAAAAACAGATATTGCCTTTTAAAGTACCTGTTCTTATAAATAAAAAAACATCTGAAATGAGAATTGTCAATAGAAAAATAGAAATTAAGGCAAGCTGCTCTCTACCATGTTTTGAGGGTAAATATGCAAATCCTGAGGAGTACGCGGATGAAATAATAGAGGGGTTTAGCAATGCATATATGTTGTTTATGAATAAAAAAGTGGAGTTATCAAAAAAACTTGGATTATTCTTTTCGTTTGAAAGCAGATATTTGATTCGGCATACACAGCAGTATTCTATGTATTTGTCCTCCTCTTTTTATTCGGATTTTATGCAGAATTCTATCAAGCGGAGTTTAATGCTGCAGGTGTTACGCAATAATATGGATACCCACCCTACTTACAAAGAAGATATCCTTGCTTCGGAAATAAGTTCTTTAATGAACATGGATATTCCATATTATACTTTTAAAGGAAATCTGAGAGATTTCTATGACGGTTATGGGAATGTCTATAAAGATTACTTTAAAAATACCGCTTTGGACTGTTTTGAAGAACGTGTATGTGAAATGGGAACAGAAGATCTGGAGCGTCAGAAAACATTTATAAGGTTATCCTTAGCATTATTGTCTCCGGAACAGGAAAAGATGATGAACAGTTATTTCATACCGGACAGAGTAGTAAGAGATGATGAGGTAGAAGAGAGAACTTTAAAGGTGATTTATAAAATAGCGGATCGAATTTGCGATACTTCGGTGAGAGGTACATTTATAAAAGATGTGAGTTGGATCGGTCTGCATTTTTTCAATGAGCATAGCTGGAAAATAGAACCGGTTAATATGTATCTATACGACGGGATAGGAGGAATAGCCGTCTTTATGGCTATTGCAATAAAGATAAGGGGAGAAAAATACTTTAAGGAGATTTTTGAACGCTTAAAATATACGCTTTTTTCGTATACTGATTTGATTATCACAGGCGGAAGAGAACCTCAGATGCATTGTACGGGTGCATTAGTGGGAGAGGGGTCCATAGTCTTAACCTATATATTGCTATACGGGCTTACTGATAAAAAAGAATTCTTGACTTATGCTGAAGAACATGGCGATATTTTGGAAAGTTTGATTTGGAATGATTCAGACAACGATTTATTATCAGGTAATGCCGGGGCTGTTATCGTACTTATAAAACTATATATGATTACAGGCCGACAGAAGTGGTTGCTGCTGGCAAGGAAGATTAGTGAGGATTTATGGGACATAGCTGTTAAAACAAATGAAATATGTGGGTGGTTTCCACCGAAAATGAAGAATCCACTTGCCGGTATGGCACACGGAAACAGTGGATATATAATGGCATTTGCATATTTACTGGAAGCGACAAAAGATCCCAAATATATACTATGGATACGGGAATTATTGAAGTATGAAGACTCCTTATTCTCGGAAAAGTTGGGTAACTGGAAGGACTTGAGGGACGAAAGAAGAATAGAAAAAAGTGATACATGCGCAAACGCTTGGTGTCATGGTGCGCCAGGTATACTTTTGAGTAGAATGAAACTTTTTGAGTTGAAAGATTTCCATGAAGACTTCATTGTTATGAGAGACATCAAGAGAGCTAAGGAGTCTTTATTTAAAAATGCCTGTCGCCGAGGAGCATGTTTATGCCATGGTATGGCAGGTAATTATAGGATCATGAGAAAATATGCAGATATCTTTGAAGTAACGGACAAAGAAAAGAAAGTTATGGATGTAGTTTTTCTTCAATTGCTGGAAACTATGGAGAGGGAAACAGATATATTGCCTCAGGAATTATATAATCCAGGTCTGATGACAGGTATATCTGGTATTGGAGCTTTATTATGTATTACATTGCTTAAAAGTGAATTGTAGAATTTTTATCTAGTATAGCTTAAAGTAAAAAACTAAATGCATCACTGTATAAAGTATCATTAAGTTAATTACTTTAAGCTATACTAAATTATTAAGATTTTTCACAGATATTGTGATCGATTACGGAAATAAGCTATTATATTATGATTCGGAAAGCTATAATTTGTATTCTTATAAAATTTGAGGCCAAAAACTTACAATTAAAGGCGGTATGTACATGTAAGATCTAAAGCCTGTTATTATGAATAATATGCAGAAAGCAAGAATCAAGATGTAAGTCAGTGCTTGTAACAAGTCATCACAATCTGTGACAATTTGAAAAGGAGGAGGACAAATGAAGAAAATTGTCAAAAAAGCAATGGTTTTGTTAGCAATGGGTATATTTCTGATAGGAAGCACAGTTACTGTAAAAGCTGATGAAATGGACAAGTTTCCGTTACAACAAGAAGGGGCGGCCTCCAGCTCGTACACTCGGGGTATTCAAGTTATGTTGCTTAACTTTAATAGTGCAACAAGAAATTTTATATTAAACAGTGGTGGTGCTGATGGAAGTTTTGGTGGCGGGACTACAGATGGAGTAAGAACTTTCCAGTCTGCGTGTGGTATTGGAGTGGACGGACAATGTGGAAGGGATACATGGAAAAAATTCCGAAGCACACTTAGATTGAACTCGACAGGCAGCTATAAGTATTATGAAGGCCTTTCTCCATATTATAGTAATCATTATAATATGAGACAGGTAAATGCTTATGATGGAACATGGTATTGTTACTATGCTGGTTCTTGGTACTATGTCGGATAACGGTAATAGTAATTAAAAAAGTATAACTAGTAAAATTAGAACGGATTGTGATGATTTGATTACTATAATGCTTTATGTACAAGAGTGACAGGAGGTGTGGAAGAAGATGAGTATGAGATATGCAGCAAAGGTAGTTACCATCATTTTTATAAATGCACTGCTTGTTTCCGGCTGCAGGCAAAGTCCCGAGGAAGATATCGTTGTCAATAAAAATGAAGGGACAATGGAGAAAATAATACAACAGGGAAAAGCTTCAGACAAAGAAAACTTAAATATACCGGAAACTTATACCGATAGTTTTTCATTGGATGCCGATGAAATCAAAGTGAATGTAGATGCAAAAGTACATCCGGTGGATCCACCTCTTCCTGTGGTAAGAGTAAAACCCCATGTTATTACTGCGGAGGAAGCCCAAAAATGGGCGGAGGTTTTGTTTGAAGGAAAAACTGCATATGAACCCCATACCATGACAAAACAGGAAGTTGAGGAAAAGATCCTATGGTATAAACAAAGAATCAGTGATAAAGAGGCTTTGGCTGCTGATGTGGGGGAGGAGAACGTTCAGAGTACGATTGAAAGCTATGAGGAAAGTATAGCAGATTTTGAAAAGGCCTATGAAACAGCGCCGGACGCAGAACTTCGGCAGGAGTGCAGATGGGAGTTTCATCCAATGGGTTATTATAATGAGATCGGCTATGATGGAGGTATGGATGAAGAGGGCTTGAACAAAACACAGCAGCTTATAGCAGTGACAGATGATTTGAATGGCCATACAGGGCAGATCGTCGTATCCAACCGGGATGAGGAGGATTACAGGTTAAATTTGATGGCTTTTTATTATCTTGATGAGCATGAGATGAACGATATTCCATATAAGAAAATTTCGGCGGAGGAAGCGGCTTCCATAGCGGATAAGGTTTTGGAAAAGCTGGGTATAGAGGGATGGGCTTTATATTCGTCAGATAATAACTCCAATGAAGATGAGGGGAAGGATTCCCATATGCTCATTTATACGCCGGCATATGGAGATGTACCTGTCATCCAGGGGCCTGGAGTGGATGTGAAATCAGAAGATATTTATGCATCTAATTATTACTATTCGAGTTTGAGGATAGACATTTATAATGGGATCATATATGGAGTTGAATGGATTTCCCCATTGGAGGAGGTAAAAACAGAAAGTTCTGATGTGGAAACACTGCCTTTTGAAAAAGTTTACGAGGCATTCCGGAATCAAATGAAATCAAAATATACCAGAGACAAAGTCATAGACCCTGCAGACCCCACGTTCCAAAACAAAGAGGCGGACATTGAAGTAAACATCACGCATATTACACAAGGGCTTTTCAGAATTAAAGAAAAGGATAATAAAGAAGAGTTTCTCATAGTGCCTGTCTGGTGTTTTACAGGAGA includes the following:
- the glpK gene encoding glycerol kinase GlpK, which produces MAKYMMALDAGTTSNRCILFNEKGEMVSVAQKEFTQYFPKPGWVEHDANEIWSTQLGVAVEAMQKVGVEAKDIAGIGITNQRETAIVWDKNTGEPVYHAIVWQCRRTSEYCDSLKDKGLTEVFRAKTGLIIDAYFSGTKVKWILDHVEGARERAEKGELLFGTVETWLIWKMTKGAVHVTDYSNASRTLLYNINKLEWDEEILKELEIPRCMLPEVKPSSCVYGMADASFFGGEIPIAGAAGDQQSALFGQTCFSEGEAKNTYGTGCFLLMNTGEKPVFSKNGLVTTIAWGLDGKVNYALEGSVFVAGAAIQWLRDELRIIDSAEDSEYMAKKVKDTHGCYVVPAFTGLGAPYWDQYARGIIVGLTRGVNKYHIIRATLESLAYQVHDVVRAMEADSGIPLTSLKVDGGASANNFLMQTQADMVQVPVKRPQCVETTAMGAAYLAGLAVGYWKDKNEIVKNWEIERTFQPVISMEERNKKMKGWERAVKCSYGWAKED
- a CDS encoding aldose 1-epimerase family protein yields the protein MKVRESEGKYRMKREIMKKTGSIQQIAYVRKVTFEEGAAAGLRAYEVKAGELAFTVAIDKCLDIVEMTYKGVNLNFLSKPGLMNRQRFDSSGFEAQKSIMGGMFFTCGTSNVGKPDLTPDAPLPMHGYLRSTPAEHVCADAFWDGDVYRIVISGEMRQAALFGENIVLRRRISAELGSSEVKIHDEYVNEGFGDEPFMLLYHCNVGYPLLDEGSVVEVPALETVLKGETEQTELPWNCVGETVDLLPEQVFYHKIRFDENGKACVKVKNPKLGMGICVEFPEKELPNFTQWKSMASGDYVVGLEPCNCHVDGQKWEEENGTLRRIGAGERRCVDLVLRVEG
- a CDS encoding LytR/AlgR family response regulator transcription factor gives rise to the protein MIHIAILDDDKEGLEKIKETTNSYFVSRGAEYTIQAYQKSELLLMDLEEGEYYDIFLLDVEMPGMSGLDVAKKIRVNYPEPFIIYITDYLEYAVEAYEVNTFRYIPKGVLEKKLPQAYNKLCSYLLIREEKKYYVETSSRMEAIPYQNIYYMEKDGKYVVIHNKMGACKIRKTLKEVYEELNSEMFIFVDKGFVVNILHVMSLKQREIVVRSGERIPVSRPRLGDVKNQITEYWRKNR
- a CDS encoding sensor histidine kinase, with amino-acid sequence MVLFGLFFVQQVLLNGMGVLLFRLIYQERRFKGIGARILEYVFFVVFCCLTAWNICQALVSTGGITVFIVAFSVYMWLFTQSSLIKTLAWNCFYFFGLELVKFIYLLINGLYTDRGIKEVNYGTHNWADLIVCYLLVFLILLSYRLLKCSKGEFLHIVFEEYNLLFLFVGVLELCIIVYLMRLSLYKMDNKIIFPFFIFICFLVVSNLFLFFLIQLQMLKKEKQNFVVQQNLKEKQYIMLKEKYIDGNKKLHERKHELRFLLNCFLNEEFEEGKRYIENLLDVTINQQKMKIWTGNEDVDFLISYEQKKMDENGIQFELYTDVYEIPIDSADLYIIAGNLLDNAIEASVKCEMKNRWISLELLTVNQMILIRVKNSSQRIPKRINGRFNSDKENTEIHGWGLENVKQVIQKYDGIIDINYDESSFEVSVVVSKEGGDKDEEGRNESGRKYSGGT
- a CDS encoding DUF4135 domain-containing protein, which produces MIEEREYWKKLFGNKLYNEIVCSQTVSNKFSIQPETWGNAKLEGIFAEVDEFIFSDSYEFLGDEVFGQFYYLYLETMIKYGSAKCYTFFQMSEQPEKNLSKIFINKIRNIPLRVLLHDMYAQKKQGNLRGKNASEEYEFYNHSFLGDLGHVRALSRSYPEMHRLLLKQAEQISQFVNWIATALTEDKPEIVREICQGKDYKKIRWIKTGLSDSHNGGNMVAKVFWITGK
- the lanM gene encoding type 2 lanthipeptide synthetase LanM, with amino-acid sequence MIIFKPRGLKKDIYYNELFGWFCVECGMENRNIRCLDFIDHGWEENLENKPCKSEKQINTYYMKMGIHLFLCMLMSASDMHGENIIADGENPILLDLECLPGLRSIEKSDNAEKAVKRILNNSIIYTGILPLVIWISEKKGQGINLSALGTEKKQILPFKVPVLINKKTSEMRIVNRKIEIKASCSLPCFEGKYANPEEYADEIIEGFSNAYMLFMNKKVELSKKLGLFFSFESRYLIRHTQQYSMYLSSSFYSDFMQNSIKRSLMLQVLRNNMDTHPTYKEDILASEISSLMNMDIPYYTFKGNLRDFYDGYGNVYKDYFKNTALDCFEERVCEMGTEDLERQKTFIRLSLALLSPEQEKMMNSYFIPDRVVRDDEVEERTLKVIYKIADRICDTSVRGTFIKDVSWIGLHFFNEHSWKIEPVNMYLYDGIGGIAVFMAIAIKIRGEKYFKEIFERLKYTLFSYTDLIITGGREPQMHCTGALVGEGSIVLTYILLYGLTDKKEFLTYAEEHGDILESLIWNDSDNDLLSGNAGAVIVLIKLYMITGRQKWLLLARKISEDLWDIAVKTNEICGWFPPKMKNPLAGMAHGNSGYIMAFAYLLEATKDPKYILWIRELLKYEDSLFSEKLGNWKDLRDERRIEKSDTCANAWCHGAPGILLSRMKLFELKDFHEDFIVMRDIKRAKESLFKNACRRGACLCHGMAGNYRIMRKYADIFEVTDKEKKVMDVVFLQLLETMERETDILPQELYNPGLMTGISGIGALLCITLLKSEL
- a CDS encoding peptidoglycan-binding domain-containing protein; amino-acid sequence: MKKIVKKAMVLLAMGIFLIGSTVTVKADEMDKFPLQQEGAASSSYTRGIQVMLLNFNSATRNFILNSGGADGSFGGGTTDGVRTFQSACGIGVDGQCGRDTWKKFRSTLRLNSTGSYKYYEGLSPYYSNHYNMRQVNAYDGTWYCYYAGSWYYVG
- a CDS encoding DUF6034 family protein, which produces MSMRYAAKVVTIIFINALLVSGCRQSPEEDIVVNKNEGTMEKIIQQGKASDKENLNIPETYTDSFSLDADEIKVNVDAKVHPVDPPLPVVRVKPHVITAEEAQKWAEVLFEGKTAYEPHTMTKQEVEEKILWYKQRISDKEALAADVGEENVQSTIESYEESIADFEKAYETAPDAELRQECRWEFHPMGYYNEIGYDGGMDEEGLNKTQQLIAVTDDLNGHTGQIVVSNRDEEDYRLNLMAFYYLDEHEMNDIPYKKISAEEAASIADKVLEKLGIEGWALYSSDNNSNEDEGKDSHMLIYTPAYGDVPVIQGPGVDVKSEDIYASNYYYSSLRIDIYNGIIYGVEWISPLEEVKTESSDVETLPFEKVYEAFRNQMKSKYTRDKVIDPADPTFQNKEADIEVNITHITQGLFRIKEKDNKEEFLIVPVWCFTGEVMVNGDNWGESEFAMINAVDGSTIDTFLGY